A portion of the Adhaeribacter radiodurans genome contains these proteins:
- a CDS encoding TolC family protein: MKCWFVFLPIMLLVTWPCCGQKQFTLDDCYQIALENNIAVKQAQNDINSNALDRKTAQYSLLPSLAYSVNHYFSFGKNIDPVTNDFVFERFSGGSTGLDLNLELFSGLKKLNTIKQSAFNLKSAGYAKKRTELEVLSNITLSYARLLLDKEQATIARNNILTTTKTLAIIQEKIKTGRLTKYEHYTFNARLNSEKADLITVLNDSLLALQELKQFLNISYKDYFTIAAIDTSLLADIYNTSIVANEFVESVIQTHPAIKQAQMNEQVARLGVKVAKSSLLPSLSAGGNLVSNYNSNEKVTDGAKIPINQQLNDNLGQNIGISLDIPIFSKKEFINSVKKEKINVSNAQLATKEAENAVINNTLQFINEFNSAKQKYKATLAAWQQNSLSYNLYAEKYKLGQISSVELLTARDILNASAANYLQSKLQLFFRYQLLLLLKAN, encoded by the coding sequence ATGAAATGCTGGTTCGTTTTTCTGCCGATCATGCTGCTGGTTACCTGGCCTTGCTGTGGCCAAAAGCAATTCACTTTAGATGATTGTTATCAAATTGCTTTAGAAAATAATATTGCCGTTAAACAAGCTCAAAACGATATTAACTCAAATGCGCTGGACCGAAAAACGGCTCAATACAGTTTATTGCCTTCGCTGGCCTATTCGGTAAATCATTATTTTTCTTTTGGTAAAAATATTGACCCGGTTACCAATGATTTTGTTTTCGAGCGATTTAGTGGCGGCTCCACCGGGTTAGACTTAAATCTGGAATTGTTTTCAGGATTGAAAAAATTAAATACTATTAAGCAAAGTGCGTTTAACCTTAAATCGGCCGGCTACGCTAAAAAAAGAACAGAGCTGGAAGTATTATCTAATATTACGCTGAGTTATGCTCGTTTGCTACTGGATAAAGAACAAGCAACCATTGCCCGCAACAATATTTTAACTACTACTAAAACGCTGGCTATAATACAAGAAAAAATAAAAACCGGCCGGCTTACTAAATACGAGCACTATACTTTTAATGCCCGCCTAAATAGCGAAAAGGCTGATTTAATTACCGTATTAAACGATTCATTGTTGGCTTTACAGGAGTTAAAACAATTTCTAAATATCTCTTATAAAGATTATTTTACCATTGCTGCTATTGATACTTCTCTACTAGCTGATATTTACAACACTTCTATTGTAGCCAACGAATTTGTAGAATCAGTTATACAAACGCATCCAGCTATTAAACAGGCTCAAATGAACGAGCAGGTAGCCCGGTTAGGAGTTAAAGTTGCAAAAAGTAGTTTGCTGCCTTCGCTCTCCGCCGGAGGAAATCTGGTATCAAACTATAATAGTAACGAAAAAGTAACCGATGGAGCCAAAATACCTATAAATCAGCAGCTAAATGATAACTTGGGCCAAAACATTGGTATTAGCCTGGATATCCCTATATTTTCCAAAAAGGAGTTTATTAACAGTGTAAAAAAAGAAAAGATTAATGTTTCGAATGCTCAATTAGCAACCAAGGAAGCAGAGAATGCCGTAATTAATAATACCCTGCAGTTTATTAATGAATTTAATTCGGCTAAGCAAAAGTACAAAGCTACTTTGGCCGCCTGGCAACAAAACAGCTTATCTTATAATCTATACGCCGAAAAATATAAATTAGGGCAAATCAGTTCTGTAGAGCTATTAACCGCTCGCGATATTTTAAATGCTTCGGCCGCCAATTACTTGCAATCTAAACTTCAATTATTTTTCCGCTATCAGCTTTTGCTTTTGTTAAAAGCCAATTAA
- a CDS encoding CinA family protein, which translates to MNATDLTRIVTKLRDKKLTLAFAESVTGGLLISEFVKAKGASDVLLGSIVTYAEEVKQKVLGVKKQTLKLYTAESQQVTNEMVLGLFKLLKAEMCVAVTGLSGQGASETSEKPIGTVFFSIYCKNKVEEFRQEFSKEDGDIRKQAADFIFQKIETTVDRHFERE; encoded by the coding sequence ATGAACGCAACTGACTTAACCCGCATTGTTACCAAACTACGAGACAAAAAGTTGACGCTTGCTTTTGCCGAAAGCGTAACGGGCGGTCTCTTAATTTCGGAATTTGTAAAAGCAAAAGGAGCAAGCGATGTGCTACTGGGCAGTATTGTAACGTATGCAGAAGAAGTAAAACAAAAAGTTTTAGGCGTAAAAAAGCAGACCTTAAAACTCTACACTGCTGAATCGCAACAGGTAACCAACGAGATGGTGTTAGGTTTGTTTAAACTGCTGAAAGCCGAAATGTGCGTAGCCGTTACGGGTTTAAGCGGGCAAGGAGCTTCTGAAACGAGCGAAAAGCCCATTGGCACCGTATTTTTTTCGATTTATTGCAAAAACAAGGTAGAGGAGTTTCGCCAGGAATTCTCGAAAGAAGATGGCGATATCCGGAAGCAAGCCGCAGATTTTATCTTCCAGAAAATTGAAACTACCGTCGACCGTCATTTTGAAAGAGAGTAG
- a CDS encoding class I SAM-dependent methyltransferase, whose translation MRASFDRVSWFYDPLAKLIFGGAIQKSQVVLLPFIPAQTSVLILGGGTGWLLRDLARLQLPLKITYLEISPRMLTKAKKTLAGISNHFLQVDFRQGNEASLAKSEMFDVIFTPFVLDLYPEHLAAAMVEHLQQHLKLNGKWLVADFYLNFNQAHWQKWWQQSLLKAMYAFFSKLCQLETSTLPNFDQLFQNTPLTLVKTEYFFQGFIRSQVYHHILKPL comes from the coding sequence ATGCGCGCTTCTTTCGACCGGGTGAGCTGGTTTTACGATCCTTTAGCCAAGCTTATTTTTGGCGGGGCTATCCAAAAGTCGCAGGTTGTTCTTTTACCTTTTATTCCGGCTCAGACATCGGTTTTAATTTTAGGTGGGGGCACGGGTTGGTTGCTTCGCGACTTAGCCAGGCTGCAATTGCCCTTGAAAATAACGTACTTAGAAATATCTCCCCGCATGTTAACAAAAGCTAAAAAAACCTTAGCTGGGATTTCAAATCATTTTTTGCAAGTAGATTTCCGGCAGGGCAATGAGGCAAGTTTAGCAAAGAGCGAAATGTTTGATGTTATTTTTACGCCCTTTGTTTTAGACTTATATCCTGAGCACTTAGCTGCTGCCATGGTAGAGCATTTACAACAACATTTAAAATTAAACGGAAAATGGCTGGTAGCCGATTTTTACTTAAATTTTAACCAAGCACACTGGCAGAAATGGTGGCAGCAAAGTTTATTAAAGGCGATGTACGCCTTTTTTAGTAAGTTATGCCAATTAGAAACAAGTACTTTGCCCAACTTTGATCAGCTGTTTCAAAATACACCTCTTACTTTAGTTAAAACCGAGTACTTTTTTCAAGGGTTTATCCGGTCGCAGGTGTATCACCATATTCTTAAACCACTTTAG
- a CDS encoding response regulator: MNSLNKILIVDDDDVSRFLITRVVRSVAQANQIQTAGNGEEALLLLNQGCSSNNCPELILLDINMPIMNGLEFLQELQNSPIVTCALKIAVLTTSNNPLDYLLAHEYPIIAFLEKPLTEDMFKTVLAA; encoded by the coding sequence ATGAATTCATTAAATAAGATTTTAATAGTAGATGATGATGATGTATCCCGCTTCTTAATAACCAGGGTAGTTAGAAGCGTGGCCCAGGCAAATCAAATTCAAACAGCAGGCAATGGCGAGGAAGCATTACTGCTGTTAAATCAGGGCTGTTCATCCAATAACTGTCCGGAACTAATCCTGTTGGATATTAATATGCCAATTATGAATGGGTTGGAATTTTTACAGGAACTACAAAACTCACCCATTGTTACTTGTGCTTTAAAGATTGCTGTTCTAACCACTTCTAATAACCCCCTAGATTATCTGTTAGCGCACGAGTATCCGATTATTGCTTTTTTAGAAAAGCCCTTAACCGAGGACATGTTTAAAACTGTATTGGCTGCTTAA
- a CDS encoding HlyD family secretion protein yields the protein MEALSNYNIKEYNFTIWFFRLLMGIAATLIILVFALQINDSVAIREGEIVATNPQSDYKAPFEAQIVKIYVKEGQPVKAGDTLLVMNNLDFGEQQAKTSTEIEYLQKKIQSVSVLLDAVQKKKAAVEQTSTINARKYELDNNRLITDLKTLKEQFALQKERLASAQEKYLGDAALFKKDMLSKYEYNSTKDAYLSLKENLTSLKNEQNKLLAERNLSYNNFTNEQNNLLLSKLQLDENTQELLQTKNDLEGQLLQTRETLRKVDKELQKQYVIAANSGIVNFLFSTKLTSNLISRGDLLVSVAPDSRSYYAKVIVPEKDMPYVKAGQEARLKLDAYQRLEYGMIRGKVLYLAERKESEKFYALVQLLQNDRYKLKSGYTIHGEIVVQRLPLYKFFIKKIFKRFDKV from the coding sequence ATGGAAGCATTGAGCAACTACAATATCAAGGAGTATAATTTTACCATTTGGTTTTTCCGGTTGCTGATGGGGATTGCGGCTACGCTTATCATCTTGGTCTTTGCCCTGCAGATAAACGATTCGGTAGCCATTAGAGAAGGGGAAATAGTAGCTACTAATCCGCAGTCGGATTATAAAGCTCCTTTTGAGGCCCAGATTGTAAAAATTTACGTGAAAGAAGGGCAACCGGTAAAAGCGGGCGACACGCTGTTGGTAATGAATAATTTGGACTTTGGGGAACAGCAAGCTAAAACCAGCACCGAAATAGAATATCTCCAGAAGAAAATTCAATCTGTTTCGGTACTCTTAGACGCGGTGCAAAAAAAGAAGGCGGCCGTAGAACAAACCAGTACTATTAATGCCCGAAAATATGAGTTAGACAATAATCGGTTGATTACGGATTTAAAAACTTTAAAAGAGCAATTTGCTTTACAGAAAGAACGGCTGGCTTCAGCGCAAGAAAAATACCTGGGCGATGCGGCCTTGTTTAAAAAAGATATGCTCAGTAAATATGAGTACAACTCTACGAAAGATGCTTACCTATCTCTAAAAGAAAATTTAACCAGCCTTAAAAACGAGCAAAATAAATTACTCGCCGAAAGAAACCTGAGTTATAACAATTTTACGAATGAGCAAAATAATTTATTGCTCAGTAAACTGCAACTCGACGAAAATACCCAGGAACTGCTGCAAACCAAAAACGACCTGGAAGGCCAGCTCTTACAGACCAGGGAAACTTTGCGGAAAGTAGATAAGGAGCTGCAAAAGCAATACGTAATTGCGGCAAATTCCGGCATTGTTAATTTTTTATTTAGTACCAAATTAACTAGTAATTTAATTTCCCGGGGTGATTTGCTGGTTAGCGTTGCTCCCGATTCCCGGTCGTATTACGCAAAAGTTATTGTGCCGGAAAAAGATATGCCCTACGTAAAAGCCGGGCAGGAAGCCCGTTTGAAACTGGATGCTTACCAACGGTTAGAGTATGGCATGATTCGGGGCAAAGTACTGTACCTGGCCGAAAGAAAAGAAAGTGAAAAGTTTTATGCGTTGGTGCAACTCCTGCAAAATGACCGGTACAAGTTAAAATCTGGTTATACCATTCACGGCGAAATTGTAGTACAGCGGCTGCCTCTCTATAAATTCTTTATTAAAAAGATTTTTAAACGGTTCGACAAGGTATGA
- a CDS encoding dipeptide epimerase, which yields MLTWHIETKVLSLRYTWKISRNAADSKINLFVRVSDQQFLGIGEAAPNVRYHETPELLLQQFQNLLRNGLAYIRSISELETLLKLYPVANSLRFAVESAYVHFICWQQQLTVSQFLKLPQPETVPTIFSLPIMAPELIGDFIKVNNLTRFSPLKVKVNQTDALVLVQAVAAVTVSPIIIDGNEAWTNPDELLVFLRELNGLPILFIEQPLPASQLEAYQYLKKQSPYPIFADESVTNEPDFEKLRAQFHGINMKLMKAGGYLNGLRILQETRAYGLQPMIGCMVETSLGIWSAMQLCSGIHYADLDGFLILKEEPFGMVKEEDGQLILNK from the coding sequence ATGCTTACCTGGCACATTGAGACCAAAGTACTTTCGTTACGCTACACCTGGAAAATTTCCCGCAACGCCGCAGATAGTAAAATCAATTTATTTGTGCGCGTATCTGACCAGCAATTTTTAGGAATTGGGGAGGCTGCTCCTAATGTACGTTACCATGAAACCCCCGAACTCTTGCTACAGCAATTTCAAAACTTGCTCCGTAATGGTTTAGCGTACATCCGTTCTATTTCGGAATTGGAGACTTTGCTTAAATTGTACCCGGTAGCCAATTCTTTGCGCTTTGCCGTGGAGTCGGCGTACGTGCATTTTATTTGCTGGCAGCAGCAACTCACGGTGAGTCAATTTTTAAAGTTACCTCAGCCCGAAACTGTGCCTACCATTTTTTCTTTACCCATAATGGCACCCGAGTTAATAGGTGATTTTATTAAAGTAAATAATTTAACGCGTTTCTCTCCTTTAAAAGTGAAGGTAAACCAGACGGATGCCTTGGTCTTAGTGCAAGCTGTAGCAGCAGTTACCGTAAGTCCTATTATTATTGATGGCAACGAGGCCTGGACGAACCCCGACGAACTTCTTGTTTTTCTACGGGAGTTAAATGGTTTACCAATCCTTTTTATCGAACAGCCCTTACCGGCTAGTCAGTTAGAGGCTTACCAGTATTTAAAAAAGCAGAGTCCTTATCCAATTTTCGCTGATGAATCGGTAACGAACGAACCTGATTTTGAGAAGCTACGTGCGCAATTTCACGGCATTAATATGAAATTAATGAAAGCGGGCGGTTACCTAAACGGACTGCGGATATTACAAGAAACCCGTGCCTATGGTTTACAGCCTATGATTGGGTGTATGGTAGAAACTTCGTTGGGAATCTGGTCGGCTATGCAGTTATGTTCCGGTATTCATTACGCCGATTTAGATGGCTTTTTAATTTTAAAAGAAGAGCCATTTGGCATGGTAAAAGAAGAAGACGGGCAGCTTATTTTAAATAAATAA
- a CDS encoding dicarboxylate/amino acid:cation symporter, whose protein sequence is MQKSRLVLLIILIFTAVLSLSLLNEYGFISIAPAVLTTVRWMAIALLLYYAYLKRSLTTWILASMVIGAEIGYDFPVFAQNLNVLSKVFLKLVKTIIAPLLFGTLVVGIAGHSNLKQVGSMGIKALIYFEIVTTLALFIGLAAINISKAGEGIQLKVNATDEIKKPEPQTISDIILHIFPENIAQSVAEGQVLQIVVFSILFGIALAMLSEAKRRPMLEFAESLSETMFKFTNIIMYFAPIAVGAAIAYTVGHMGFGILVNLFKLLATLYVSLVAFVLLVLLPVAYFFRIPVKKFVAAVAEPVSIAFATTSSEAALPRAMEAMESIGVPRKIIAFVMPMGYSFNLDGTTLYLSLASVFVAQAAGIDMPWEQQLLMVFTLMLTSKGVAGVPRASLVILLGTAASFNLPIEPIFIILGIDELMDMARTAVNVTGNCLASAVIARWEGEFNDNPTPEQLMVEEV, encoded by the coding sequence ATGCAGAAATCCCGCTTAGTTTTACTCATTATTTTAATTTTTACGGCCGTTCTAAGCCTTTCGCTGCTTAATGAATACGGTTTTATTTCTATTGCCCCGGCGGTTTTAACAACAGTACGGTGGATGGCCATAGCCTTGCTCCTGTATTATGCTTACTTAAAACGTTCGCTAACTACCTGGATTTTAGCCAGCATGGTAATAGGAGCCGAGATTGGCTATGATTTTCCGGTTTTTGCTCAGAACCTGAATGTATTAAGTAAAGTATTCCTGAAATTAGTAAAAACTATTATTGCGCCGCTCTTATTCGGCACTTTGGTAGTAGGTATTGCCGGCCACTCTAATTTAAAACAAGTAGGCAGCATGGGTATAAAAGCCCTGATCTACTTTGAGATAGTAACTACCTTAGCCTTGTTTATTGGATTAGCGGCCATTAACATCAGCAAAGCCGGCGAGGGAATTCAACTAAAAGTAAATGCCACCGACGAAATAAAGAAGCCGGAGCCGCAAACTATTTCCGATATAATCCTGCATATTTTCCCGGAAAATATTGCCCAATCGGTAGCAGAAGGACAGGTTTTGCAAATTGTAGTATTTAGCATTTTATTCGGGATTGCTCTGGCCATGCTGAGCGAGGCTAAGCGCCGTCCTATGCTTGAGTTTGCCGAAAGCCTTTCCGAAACTATGTTTAAGTTTACCAACATTATCATGTATTTTGCTCCAATTGCGGTAGGAGCAGCTATTGCTTACACGGTAGGTCACATGGGTTTTGGAATTTTAGTAAATTTATTTAAGCTGTTAGCTACCTTGTACGTTTCGCTGGTGGCCTTTGTGTTATTGGTATTATTACCGGTAGCGTACTTCTTCCGGATTCCGGTGAAAAAATTTGTGGCGGCTGTTGCCGAACCCGTTTCTATTGCGTTTGCTACCACTAGTTCGGAAGCCGCTTTACCGCGCGCCATGGAAGCTATGGAAAGTATTGGCGTACCCCGTAAAATTATTGCCTTTGTGATGCCTATGGGTTATTCATTTAACCTCGATGGCACTACCTTATACCTTTCGTTAGCGTCAGTATTTGTGGCTCAAGCCGCGGGTATTGACATGCCCTGGGAACAACAATTGCTAATGGTATTTACTTTAATGCTTACCAGCAAGGGCGTAGCCGGTGTACCTCGCGCTTCGTTAGTAATTTTATTGGGTACAGCAGCTTCCTTTAATTTACCGATTGAACCCATATTTATTATTTTAGGCATTGACGAATTAATGGATATGGCTCGTACGGCGGTAAATGTTACCGGTAACTGTTTAGCCTCTGCCGTAATTGCCCGTTGGGAAGGCGAGTTTAACGATAATCCAACTCCCGAGCAGTTAATGGTTGAAGAAGTATAA
- a CDS encoding cytochrome c4, producing MVRKVLKWTGIVLGCFVLLLIAAYVVVYFKTESRINKTYTVNVQKIAVTQSAEALAQGEHLVQIKGCRECHGEDLGGKVFIDDPQLGRLVGANLTQGRGGIMREYTKADLTRALKHGVRKDGKSVILMPSDEYNALSVEDMGALMSYLKSLRPVDRELPENEIKPLLRVLTFLDKFPLLPAERVDHSKQSLATIKSEISANYGQYVAAGCVGCHRTNYKGGEALVPGSPPVPNITKTGNIGKWTEDQFIHTLRTGVTPEGKKMNPKNMPWTMTKEFTDNEIKSVYLFLKNLPEEG from the coding sequence ATGGTAAGAAAAGTACTTAAATGGACTGGTATTGTTTTAGGGTGTTTCGTGCTACTATTAATAGCAGCGTACGTTGTTGTGTATTTTAAAACGGAAAGCCGCATTAATAAAACGTATACGGTAAATGTGCAGAAAATTGCGGTAACGCAAAGTGCGGAGGCGCTAGCCCAGGGAGAACATTTAGTACAAATTAAAGGTTGCCGGGAATGTCATGGAGAGGATTTAGGTGGTAAAGTATTTATAGATGATCCGCAATTAGGTAGGTTAGTGGGTGCAAATCTAACGCAAGGGCGAGGTGGTATTATGCGCGAGTATACCAAAGCCGATTTAACCCGGGCCTTGAAGCACGGCGTTCGTAAAGATGGTAAATCTGTTATTCTAATGCCATCGGATGAATATAATGCATTGTCCGTAGAAGATATGGGAGCCTTAATGTCATACCTTAAAAGTTTACGGCCCGTGGACCGGGAACTTCCTGAAAACGAAATAAAACCATTGCTGCGGGTGTTAACTTTTTTAGACAAGTTTCCGTTGCTGCCTGCTGAGCGAGTTGATCATAGCAAACAAAGCCTGGCAACAATAAAGTCTGAAATATCGGCTAATTATGGTCAGTATGTAGCAGCTGGTTGCGTAGGCTGTCACCGGACGAATTATAAAGGTGGAGAAGCATTAGTGCCAGGGTCTCCGCCTGTGCCAAATATTACTAAAACCGGTAATATTGGTAAATGGACGGAAGACCAATTTATTCATACTTTACGTACCGGCGTAACCCCCGAAGGTAAGAAAATGAACCCAAAAAACATGCCCTGGACCATGACCAAGGAATTTACAGATAACGAAATTAAATCGGTTTACCTGTTCCTGAAAAATCTGCCGGAAGAAGGTTAA
- a CDS encoding serine hydrolase domain-containing protein, with the protein MKTGRLAMLVLVLFIFGCQKEDNSVIAPNAQNYLSAFRFLKVLNPELSEDLTGNVMEQRITLQAPAGLYLNNLIASFDNEPESNIYVGNNEPTSRKTNNNFSAPLVYRVLASNESANYKGVEIHPMFPELDQALETVMQQYQVPGLTVAIVKNEKLVFAKGYGYANKETHQPVDNESLFRIASISKPITAVAILKLAQDGKLKLSDKVFGSAGILRNEFGNVPAGSNLEAITVQNLLEHKSGWINQPNDPMMANLNLSHQELIADIVQHRPLAYSPGSTYYYSNFGYCVLGRIIEKVSGKTYSSYVQSAILQPLGIIDMRLASNTQAQSALNEVTYYQENDNPYAYNINRMDAHGGWLATATDLMRLMVHIDRNTKAADIVSSDMLNQTYMGYYNWFHTGSFPGTSAILTRLDDEYSFAVLANTRNNDQPFAITDALYAAIKEQLLLKTNWPEADLFTQNRQGTQ; encoded by the coding sequence ATGAAAACAGGAAGACTAGCCATGCTGGTGCTTGTATTATTTATATTTGGCTGCCAGAAAGAAGATAATAGCGTAATTGCACCCAATGCTCAAAATTATTTAAGTGCCTTTAGGTTTTTGAAAGTTCTTAATCCGGAATTATCAGAAGATTTAACAGGTAATGTAATGGAACAAAGAATTACATTACAGGCTCCAGCAGGATTATATTTAAATAATCTTATTGCCTCTTTCGATAATGAACCTGAATCTAATATTTACGTCGGGAATAATGAGCCAACCAGTAGAAAAACTAATAACAATTTTTCGGCTCCACTTGTCTATCGGGTACTCGCCTCTAACGAATCCGCTAACTATAAGGGAGTAGAAATACATCCAATGTTTCCGGAACTGGACCAGGCTCTGGAAACCGTAATGCAACAATACCAGGTACCCGGATTAACAGTAGCCATTGTTAAAAACGAGAAGTTAGTATTTGCTAAAGGGTATGGTTACGCGAATAAAGAAACCCATCAACCCGTTGATAATGAAAGTTTATTCCGGATTGCCAGTATTTCTAAACCTATTACGGCTGTTGCCATTTTAAAATTAGCCCAGGACGGTAAATTAAAATTATCGGATAAAGTTTTTGGTTCGGCCGGCATTCTTAGAAATGAATTTGGTAATGTACCTGCTGGTTCCAACCTCGAAGCTATTACCGTGCAAAATTTGCTGGAACACAAGTCAGGCTGGATAAATCAACCCAATGACCCCATGATGGCCAATTTAAATCTTTCGCACCAAGAGTTAATTGCCGATATTGTTCAACATCGCCCCTTAGCATATTCACCGGGCAGCACTTATTACTATTCTAATTTCGGCTATTGTGTTTTGGGGCGGATCATCGAGAAAGTAAGCGGAAAAACGTATTCCAGTTATGTTCAATCGGCCATACTGCAACCTTTAGGAATTATTGATATGCGCCTGGCAAGTAATACCCAAGCCCAAAGTGCCCTTAACGAAGTAACCTACTACCAGGAAAATGACAATCCTTATGCTTACAATATAAACCGAATGGATGCGCACGGTGGTTGGTTGGCTACTGCCACTGATTTAATGCGCTTGATGGTTCACATCGACCGCAACACCAAAGCCGCCGATATTGTATCGAGTGATATGTTAAACCAAACGTACATGGGATATTATAATTGGTTTCATACCGGTTCTTTCCCGGGAACTTCAGCTATTCTTACCCGCTTAGACGATGAATATAGTTTTGCCGTATTAGCCAATACCCGCAATAATGATCAGCCTTTTGCTATAACCGATGCCTTGTACGCCGCCATTAAAGAGCAACTTTTACTTAAAACTAATTGGCCTGAAGCAGATTTATTTACGCAAAACAGACAGGGAACTCAGTAA
- the thpR gene encoding RNA 2',3'-cyclic phosphodiesterase — MTETRRLFIAVPVPDNLQDFFNQQQSAFEHEAVRFVPAANLHLTVYFLGEVPTSHLENIMTALQQVASHTTPFHLELERLEPGPKPKSPRLIWARFATHPTFTQLCTAFTTQLGISSSNQANYIPHITLARFRKGTKPPLLSSVTVPPQQITLPVSSVALWESKLASPHPIYQSLILYPLTGPEGA; from the coding sequence ATGACTGAAACCCGACGATTATTTATTGCGGTTCCCGTGCCTGATAACCTGCAAGATTTTTTTAATCAACAACAATCCGCGTTCGAGCATGAAGCCGTTCGGTTTGTTCCGGCAGCCAATTTGCACCTTACCGTTTACTTTTTAGGAGAAGTACCAACCAGCCACCTGGAAAATATAATGACGGCCTTGCAACAAGTTGCTAGCCATACAACTCCCTTTCACTTAGAATTAGAACGCCTAGAACCGGGACCTAAACCAAAATCGCCGCGGCTTATTTGGGCCCGGTTTGCTACCCATCCGACCTTTACTCAATTATGTACTGCCTTTACTACTCAATTAGGCATTTCTTCTTCTAACCAAGCCAACTATATTCCTCACATTACTTTGGCCCGCTTCCGGAAGGGAACCAAACCACCTCTATTATCTTCGGTAACAGTACCTCCACAACAAATTACTTTACCGGTCTCTTCGGTGGCCTTGTGGGAATCTAAATTAGCAAGTCCCCATCCCATTTATCAGAGTTTGATACTTTACCCATTAACTGGCCCGGAAGGAGCATAA